Within Paenibacillus sabinae T27, the genomic segment GCCCTGACAGTCCTCTCGGTCTGCAGAAGCTAGAGAGAGGAGGTTATGGCAGCAGACAAAACCCCGCAAGACTAAGTCTAACAACCCGGCGCTGAAGCGTCATAAGCCACTCGGGTTCGTGAATACCACAACGTTATGCGAAATGACTTAAACCATGAAAGGAGAAAAAATATGTCTCGATTCCCCATATTAGAAACAGAAAGATTTGTACTAAGACAGCTTAATCAAGACGATTCAAGAGAAATATTTCAATATTTCTCTTTGGATGAAGTTACAAAATTTTATGATTTGGAGAGTTTTACGAATATTGAGCAAGCAGAAGAACTAATTGATAGATGGAATCAAAAGTTTGAAAGAAATCAGGGCATTCGCTGGGGAATCACTTTGCGGTCGGAAAGCAGAGTAATTGGAACATGTGGATTTCATGGATGGATGAAAAATCATTATAAAGCTGAAATTGGATATGAACTAACACCAGAATATTGGCGGCAAGGCTATATGTCTGAGGTGATTCAGAAGGCAATTGAATTCGGATTTAACAATCTTGGATTAAACCGTATTCAAGCATTTGTAGAACCAGAGAATGTGGGATCAAGAAGGGTGCTTGAGAAAATTGGATTTAGTGAAGAAGGGACATTGAAGGAACATTTTTATTGGAGGAATCGGTTTGTTGATACTGTAATATATGCATTACTTAAGAAAGATTATAAAGTGCGTTAAGTAGTGGGATTAATCAAAGAAGAAGACGCTTCGCCTAACACCGTATTTACGCTGCGGAGCCTGCGGCTCCTTGGTCTGTAGGAGTTGGGTTCGTAGATACAAGAACGTTAGATGAAATTGTGCACTGGTTTTAAAGCATAAAGAAAATAATAATTTGTGAGGTGAACTCAAATGGACTTGCGATTGAAATTTAATGAAGATGTAGTTAATTATGATAAATGGCGACCATAGGTTCGTGAATGCGGAAACGTTATGCGAAACCAACGAGAAACATTTAAACACATAGATTACTGGAGGAATTTATATGAAAGATATTATCCCCAACAATTATTTTTGGCAAGATGGGGTAATCAGATTGCGTGCAATACAACCTGAGGACTGGGAAGAGCACTATAACAATCGTTTTGATACACCCGCTCGAAGGTTAGTTGATTATGAAGTAGAATTACCCCCTACAATGGTTGAAGCTAAACGTTTTGCTGAAGAATTTGCAGATTTTTCGGCTAACCAGGGTAGGATAATGTTTACTATCGAGAATTTTGAATGCGAAAACGTAGGAGGAATTAATCTTAATAGCATTGACGAAAGAAATGGAACTTTTAGTATTGGTATACAGATAAATCGGGATCACCGAGGTAATGGTTGTGGTACTAGAGCCATGAGAATTCTATTAAGATACGCATTTTTCGAAAGGAGACTTAATAAGTTTAATGTCTCTATTCTTGAAGGGAATGACGCCTCAGAGAAGATGATGAAAAAACTAGGATGTATTCAAGAAGGAATTCGTCGGCAAGTTGTTTATACCAATGGCAAATATCTAAATGAAATTCTCTTTGGAATGACTAAAGAAGAATTTGAACAGATGGAAGACAAGGTTTTAATTAAGTAGTTCAAAGAAGTCGTTGGAATTGCAAAACACCACATTCACGCATCGGAGCTACCGCCCCTTGGTTGTCAGATGTATAATCATGGAAGAAGCTCAGACAACAAACGCCCTTAGCCTAAGATAAGAGCTATCTAAGGCAGGGGCGTTTCGTGAATAATAGTATGTTGGAGAAGGAGTTGGGGAAATGTTACATTTAACTTGTACATATTTAATTGTGAAAGATATGGAAGAATCGATTTCATTTTATGAAACAGTCCTAGGGATCAAAGCACAATCAAGGAACATAAAGAGATGGGCTCAATTTGATTGTGGAAATACAATAGCATTATGGAATCCTGAATATGATCTCGAACTAATTAGAAACAATGATGATTTAGAGGAGCATTTCAACAAGGAGTATTTATTGTTTAAGCAAAATAACAAAATAAATTACGGAAATAATATCATACTCAATTTTAACGTACCAGATCTTAAAAATGAATATGAACGTATCAAGGCTTTGAATATTGGTAGAGTAACAGAAATTTTATACATAAATATAGTTCAACCCTACTATTGCTTTATGCTTGAAGATCCGGATGGAAATATGCTTGAGATAACTGGACCATACAACAAATAATAGAAAAGAAGAATATTGTAAGTAATTCGAAGAAGGCAGAGACATCACCTAACATTGCATTCAACGCAGCGGGCCCGCAAGGACCCTTGGTCCGGGAGAGACATTTCGAGGGAGCGGATTCACCGGACACATTCAATCGACTAAGTGGCGGAGCCACCCGGCACTACGAGCCTTAAGCTGATTGGACGTCGTGAATACTGGAATGTTAGGTGAAAGATCGGCATTAAATTCGTTATGAGTAAATCATCCGCAACGTCCTGTTGCTCGAAGTGAGGAAAAATAATGAAAAATACAACGAATGTTTACTTTGTTAGGCATGCTCAATCTGACCACACTGTTCATAATGAGGAATTGCGACCGTTAACAGTGAAAGGCTTAGCAGATACAAAATTAGTTACAGTGGTATTAAGAGATAAAGAATAGGTTATCAAAATCCGCTAGGCAAACAAGATTTATCTATGGCAGATTATACCATTAACAACTTCAATGAGTTGATAGAGAGTCAATTTAGTAAGGGGATCTTTGGGGTATATTCCGCCCAAGGTGATTTTTAGGAAGGGGAAGGAAAGGGTAGGGAGACCATTAGTTATTGTTATTTTCATTGAAGACCTCTTATTCCAGTGAATGGTTGTTCGATAACATCAATGAACTCATTAGCTGTATAAAACACATATAGTTCTCTTGCTGGCTCAGATAAATGAAGTTTTTATAACTCCTCCATGCCTCTTTAGGATTTGAATAATCCGAAATTACAGACATATTATTAATAATTCTTTTATGATTAATAGAATTTGTTGCTAGCGCCTCAATTTAGACCCACTTATCAGGGTAATTGTGTCGAACAGTTGACCAATCCATACGTACACCTCCAAGAGAAGATATATAAATAATTGTACTGTTCCTTTAAAGAACAATCAATGAATGAAGACTCGATGAAGCACGGTTCTGCGTATAACAATGCATTCGGGGAGGTTCGTATACGGCCAATGTTATGATGCTGAAGCCGGCCCATGGAATTTATCTAAAACGAGCTTATATTTAGAATATTCAATCCGGAAATTTTTTGAGGATAACTTTCAGATTAAAGAGAATATGAATGTCTGCAATATCGGAATAGGTGCCGGAGAATGGGATAGATATTTATCTTATCGCATTAGTGATTCGAGGGACTCGCTGACATCCGATAACAATACATATACAATGCGGAGCCTGATGGCTCCATAGATGTTTCATTTTTTAAGATCGGAGAGATTAAGTATGCCAAGAGTTAAAATTGATATTAGAGTAGGAAGATCTGAAGAACATAAGATGAATTTGTTGGCAGCTGTTCATGACGCATTAGTTGAGTCAATTAAGATACCCGATGATGATCGTATACAAATCTTACATGAACATAAAAAATCAAATTTTGAAGTACCACCAAATAAAACTGAATTATTTACAATCATTGAGATAACCCTATTTTCAGGACGGTCAGTGGAAGCTAAAAGGAGTTTATACAGAACTATAACGGAGAAGCTTGAACCCTTAGGAATAATGAAACAAGATATTATGATTATATTACTTGAACCAACTATGGAGAATTGGGGAATACGCGGGTTGCCGGCTAGCGAAATAAATCTTGGATTCAAAATCGATGTATAACATAGAGCGGACTTAAGCCATAGTGACGTCGTGAATGCAGATACGTTACGTACTGTCTCCCAGCAAATGAATAGCGAAGTTAATTCATAGAACTAACGAGGGGGCGAGCAGAATGGATCTCGAAGAATTTTATCAGTGTCTGTCAGCCGAAGATCAAAATATATATTCTGAGATTGCTGATTATGCAATCAACCTTGGTTATAAACCTAAAAAGGCAAAAACCCAGGCGATAAATTACGTGTTCAATAATCATAAGACTAAAAAACATATTATGAAGTTTTCAATTGAAAAAGGAAACCCAATACTAAAAATGAAATTTTATGCCTCAAAAGATTACTCCTACATTTTTCATGAAAGTATAAGAGCCGTCATTGAAGAATATGATTATAAATATACTGGATGCTACAATTGTGGGAAGTGTAAAGATGGCTTGGAGGGATATGAGTACATATATTCGGATGGCCGTAAATATTTTAGATGTGGCGGAGAATTAATAAGTATACAGCCAATAACACACAAAGAAATTCCGGAAATTAAGGAACTGCTAAATACTCAACATCGATATTATTTATCCAAGGTTCGGAAGGGATTACAATAGATGTCCAATACGTGGCCCATGTCTACACCCGATAAACATAATATGGATTTACCAGCACGCTGGATAATACCATCAAGCCTTTGGATTTTGTGCGTGAATTTATTGTTAAGTCGATGAGAAATTACTGAGGGAACGAAAAAAGGAGTCATCCATTCATGATTATCTTACTAAGTGGTAATAGCTGTACCGGTAAAACATTAATGTCTCAAAGGTTATTAGAGAAGTATCACATTCCTTACCTTTCTATTGATCACTTAAAAATGGGCTTGTTTAGAGGAGACAGGAATTGCGGGTTCACACCGCTTGACAGCACCGAAGTAATTAGTGAAAAATTGTGGCCGATTATTAAGGGTATTATTTTGACTAGTATTGAGAATGAACAGAATCTAATCATCGAAGGTTGTTATTTATTACCTCAGTATGTTAAGGAAATCGAAAACGCTTATAATGGTAACATCATTACAGTTTTTCTTGGTTTTTCTACAAAATATATAAATGAAAACTTTATTAATATTACTAAATTTAGAAATGCCATTGAAAATCGTGCCTATCCAGAAGAGAGAACGATCGATGAATTTATCAATGAGCACGTGGAATGCAGAACCAAATGCTTGGAACATGGCATGATGTATTTTGAGATTGATCAAGATTATGAAGAAGAAATTAATAAGGTTTATGATTATATAGATTTAAAAATGAAGGGCCCTATTTTGAAAGTTTTGAGAGGGAACAATTGAATTCCAAAGGCGAAGACTTTATTAAGATTTTGCAAGGCCATTATACAAATGAAGGCTTAAACTTGAATAAAGAAAATGCGGATGTAGCTATCAAGTATATGGACCAAACAACCAGAGCGATTAGAGAAGTGGTCGTAGAAATGGTTAGACTGCAAGAATATCCTGAATATCCTTCAAGATTATCTTGCTTATACGCTGCCAAGAGCTACGAAGACGCTTTAAAGTGGAAAGAATTATTTGACTCTTACAATCGGAAAGTATTACAAATTGTTAAACTCCGAGTGATTGGGAACTCTTTTGACTTTTAATTAACGGACAAATCGAAGTGGTAGAAATTATTGATGATTTCTCAACGCCACCTTTATAGGAGTGAGGAGTATGAGAGGCAGATCCCACGGAACAGAAATCAAAGCTCTTTTGTTTGACTCAGGCAGAGTGCTGAATAGGCCCGCTAGTGGACATTGGTTTATTACTCCGAATTTCTTCTATGTCATTGATGAACGGAGTTTCAAATCTATAGACAAACATTCGATCAATAATGCTTTTCATAAAGCAGGTAAATACATATCGGAGCAGAGCTTAATAAAAGATAAGGATGAGGAGTATATACATTTCGTTGAATTCTATCGCATCTTTTCAGCTGAATTACCCCAATTGGGTATGGATGACAAACATATAAAATCTATCGCGGAAGATCTCGTACATAATAATAAAAAATATACATTCTACAACGATGCCATCGAACTCATCCCTAAATTAAGTGAAAAATATAAACTGGCGGTTGTATCTGATGCCTGGCCATCATTGGATCATGTTTATAGAGAATCCGGGTTAAGGGATTATTTTTCATCCTTCATTATTTCTTCTGTATTGGGTGTAACCAAGCCACATGAGTTAATGTATATGACAGCCCTTGAAGAACTTCAACTATCCCCGAGTGAAGTCTTATTTATTGACGATAACATAAGGAACTGTGACGGAGCTAAGAAACTTGGAATCCGAGCATTTCTGTTATGCAGAGACTGGAAGCTCTACATCTATTATAAAATCACATGTAAGAAACATACTGTTATAAGAAATATAAACGAACTCGTTAAGAATATGTAAAAAGCGGAGTTATATCGGTAACGCTGAATTGCTCATTAACTAGGAAGTCCTCATGCAAAGCCTGATCTAGGGCGATACTTTGCGTGGGGTGTGGTAGGATGGATGATAGATTTTATCGCCCAAACTGAAATAAACGGACAGAGGTGGGGAGTCGTGAGAAGATCATTTTTAATAGCTGGATCAACTTTTTTATTGTCCGGAACCTTACTATTTGGCATGGTATATTTGGCAATTGCAAACTATGTTCCGCATATGACGGGATGGAGCGATCCTCCAGGAAAATTCTCATTGGCTTTGGATGCAACGATGCTGAGAGTACCCTATATAATAAGCATTTTGTTCATGGTTATTGGTGTTATATTGTTTGCAGTTGCTATTTATAAAAATGGCAAAGGAATGTTGCGCTAACGGGAAAAGAGAGATCAGACATTTAAAGACCACTAATTAGATCAACGGTTTTTGTTGAGTTTACAGGAGTGTGTATCTTTTTAGGGAAGCTTGGCAGCCGGTCAGTATGACCGGCTGTCTTTGTTCACATAACGGGCAGAATACTTTAATAAGGATTGTGGGCTTTTACGATAAAATATTCATGGTAGGAGGGGAGAAATTTGAGTAAAAAAAGAAAGTTGCTATTTCCAATTTCAATAGGTTTGAATATAATGCTTATCGCAGTTATAGCTTGGGGATATATAAAGATGAATTTTGTAAATGAGCAGGTTCTTCATACAGAGGTACAGCAAAACTTGGTTGAATTGGAAGGTGTAATTGCGAATCAAAGTGAGGATAATTGGTCAGCCCCCAACTTGGTAACGACTGAATTGGGAGATGTATTAAACGGAATTTGGCTTAGTATTACTACTGGTGAAGATTTAGGAACTCTTTCAAGGAGTGATAAGGAAATTCTTAACCATTTGTATAATAAGCTAAATCAATATCCAAAGGATGAAATTTATCGTTTCACTGATTTAACAGAAGAGGATAAAGAGAATTTTGAAGAGTTGCGAAAAAATCTGCGTGATGCAGGTTTGGGAATGAATATACAAGTTAGTGGTAATATGGAATATTTTATAAACCAAGCAGATCAGTTAGAAAAAAGTATCAAGGCCCTATTTAAGTAAGAAATAAATGTCCTCCGTCGCTGCCCCACTTGCTCATGTGTATTATAATGAAAAGAATGTATTTGCATTTTCAGAAAAATGAAAGAGGCGAGCAAGGAACATGGGCAAGTACCGTACTTATCTATTTCTAATTTTGGCTAATTTGTTCTGGGCGGGGAATTATGTGTTCGGCAAATATGTGGTGGCGGAGATGACGCCGGTGCAGATGACGTTCTCGCGGTGGCTGATCGCTGTGTTTCTGCTGTTTCCGATCGCGCATCTCGTGGAACGTCCGGATTGGAGGAGCGTCTGGGCCAGGTGGAGGATTCTGCTGGTGATGGCCTTACTGGGCGTGGTCGGCTATAACTTCCTGCTGTATGAAGCGCTGAGATTCACGACCTCGATGAACGCCGCGCTGGTCAATGCGATGAATCCGGCACTGATCGTGCTGTTCTCTTCCTTTTTTCTCCGGGAACGAATTTCGCTTGCCAAGGGCGCGGGACTGCTGGTGTCGCTGCTGGGCGTGCTGCTAGTGCTGACCAAGGGGCAGCTGCAGCTGATTTTTCAGACCAAGTATAATATTGGCGATTTGCTGATGCTGGCCGCGATTCTAGTCTGGACGCTGTATTCGATCTTTGGTCGGAAAATAGTAGGGGTGCCTCCCATCTCGGCGACGGCGGTATCTGCGCTGCTAGGGCTCATTCTGATCCTTCCGTTTTTTCTCGCATCGGGCATGAATCTGCCGCTAAGCCACCGGGCAACCTTGGGCATTCTGTATATCGGCATTTTTCCATCCGTCGGATCGTTTATTTTCTGGAACGCGTCAATCCGCGAGATCGGGGCCAGCCGGGCTGGGATATATCTGAATCTGATCACGGTGTTCACGGCCATTCTCAGCATGCTGCTCGGCAATCCGGTGACGCTTGCGCAGGTACTCGGCGGACTGCTTGTGTTTGCAGGGGTATACATAACCGGGAAAAAAGGCAAAGAGATAAGAATCCAGCTAAAATGAACTTCGGAATGAATGAGAGGCGGAGCGGCGAAGAGGAAGCTTGGAAATGAAGGAGCGTCAGCGTTCGCCTTTGTTTTCGGATTTATACCGCAAAGAGCGGTCCTAATCCAGAAAATCCGAAAACAACAGCGACCGGAACTCCAAGCGTTTCTCTCAGTCCGCGACAATCCTCAATTAAAACAAAAATTCAGATTATGTAGCGCTTACCTTGCCCGTTGTGATAAACTGGATCTGTATGTCGACATGTATTTTAAGGAGTTAATCTGATGATCGATCCGAAGCTTAACATAGGGTTGGGAGAGCAGCTGACCGATATTTTGCGGATGAAGATTGTCAGCGGCCAATTGGAGAACGGGCTGAAGCTGACGGAAACCGCGATAGCAAGCGAATATGGATTAAGCCGCGCTCCGGTGCGGGAAGCGTTCCGCAATCTGGAATACGAAGGTCTGATGGATATTACGAAGCAGGGAGCTGTTATTAGGGTTCTGACGGAAAAAGAGGTCAACGAATTCTACAATGTCCGCTACATGCTGGAATCTTTTGCGCTCAGCCACATTCTGCCCGAGGCTCGGGATTCCGTGATCCGTTTTATGGAGACTTCCGTCGACAGAATGGAGCTGGCGCTGGGCCACAAGGATGCCGACGAGTTCGCGGCCCAGGATATCGCGTTCCACACGAAGCCGTTCGAGGTCATCGACCACAAATTCATCAAGCTGTTCTGGGCGAACATAGACAAGCTGTGCCGGGCCATTCTGGTTGTGGGAACACGCCGCCAGTTTGACAAGGGAGAGTTCGAATACAAGCGTCAGGTGGTGGGCAAGCACCGCCAGATTGTGGCCGCCTTGAAGGATGGAAACAACGAGGAGATTCTGGCCGCGCTTCGCAATCACTTTCACTACAACAGCTGGATCGATAAAAAAGAATTTTGATGAAAATAGATTTCTAAGGCAGGTTATCCGCTTCTCCTGAGCCGATTGGTGAGGGGGATTTTTCTTTGAATCAGGTTGTCGACAGAAATACTTGTTGACAATTATGCGCTTTCATTTTAAAATTCGGTTGTAGGCAGTAGTCAGACAGTCCAAAGCCTTTGTAAGGAGGAGAAGATGGAGCTGAAATTTACCGCGCCAAGCACGCCGGGACTGCACCGGGTTGTAGGACCCGGGAACAGCCGACTTGAGGTTCTGGAGCTGTTCGTGCTGAACCTGCCCCCGGGCGAGGCGCAAATCATTGAACTGGAAGGCAGCGAAGCAAGCCTGGTCTGCATCGAAGGCAAGCAGCGGGCTCAGTCCGCAAATAGCGAGTACATATTGCTGCCGGGAGACGGGCTTTATGTCCCGCGAGGCC encodes:
- a CDS encoding HAD-IA family hydrolase, whose amino-acid sequence is MRGRSHGTEIKALLFDSGRVLNRPASGHWFITPNFFYVIDERSFKSIDKHSINNAFHKAGKYISEQSLIKDKDEEYIHFVEFYRIFSAELPQLGMDDKHIKSIAEDLVHNNKKYTFYNDAIELIPKLSEKYKLAVVSDAWPSLDHVYRESGLRDYFSSFIISSVLGVTKPHELMYMTALEELQLSPSEVLFIDDNIRNCDGAKKLGIRAFLLCRDWKLYIYYKITCKKHTVIRNINELVKNM
- a CDS encoding GNAT family N-acetyltransferase, coding for MSRFPILETERFVLRQLNQDDSREIFQYFSLDEVTKFYDLESFTNIEQAEELIDRWNQKFERNQGIRWGITLRSESRVIGTCGFHGWMKNHYKAEIGYELTPEYWRQGYMSEVIQKAIEFGFNNLGLNRIQAFVEPENVGSRRVLEKIGFSEEGTLKEHFYWRNRFVDTVIYALLKKDYKVR
- a CDS encoding tautomerase family protein — protein: MPRVKIDIRVGRSEEHKMNLLAAVHDALVESIKIPDDDRIQILHEHKKSNFEVPPNKTELFTIIEITLFSGRSVEAKRSLYRTITEKLEPLGIMKQDIMIILLEPTMENWGIRGLPASEINLGFKIDV
- a CDS encoding GntR family transcriptional regulator, with translation MIDPKLNIGLGEQLTDILRMKIVSGQLENGLKLTETAIASEYGLSRAPVREAFRNLEYEGLMDITKQGAVIRVLTEKEVNEFYNVRYMLESFALSHILPEARDSVIRFMETSVDRMELALGHKDADEFAAQDIAFHTKPFEVIDHKFIKLFWANIDKLCRAILVVGTRRQFDKGEFEYKRQVVGKHRQIVAALKDGNNEEILAALRNHFHYNSWIDKKEF
- a CDS encoding VOC family protein; translation: MLHLTCTYLIVKDMEESISFYETVLGIKAQSRNIKRWAQFDCGNTIALWNPEYDLELIRNNDDLEEHFNKEYLLFKQNNKINYGNNIILNFNVPDLKNEYERIKALNIGRVTEILYINIVQPYYCFMLEDPDGNMLEITGPYNK
- a CDS encoding GNAT family N-acetyltransferase — protein: MKDIIPNNYFWQDGVIRLRAIQPEDWEEHYNNRFDTPARRLVDYEVELPPTMVEAKRFAEEFADFSANQGRIMFTIENFECENVGGINLNSIDERNGTFSIGIQINRDHRGNGCGTRAMRILLRYAFFERRLNKFNVSILEGNDASEKMMKKLGCIQEGIRRQVVYTNGKYLNEILFGMTKEEFEQMEDKVLIK
- a CDS encoding DMT family transporter, with the protein product MGKYRTYLFLILANLFWAGNYVFGKYVVAEMTPVQMTFSRWLIAVFLLFPIAHLVERPDWRSVWARWRILLVMALLGVVGYNFLLYEALRFTTSMNAALVNAMNPALIVLFSSFFLRERISLAKGAGLLVSLLGVLLVLTKGQLQLIFQTKYNIGDLLMLAAILVWTLYSIFGRKIVGVPPISATAVSALLGLILILPFFLASGMNLPLSHRATLGILYIGIFPSVGSFIFWNASIREIGASRAGIYLNLITVFTAILSMLLGNPVTLAQVLGGLLVFAGVYITGKKGKEIRIQLK